Proteins from one Rhineura floridana isolate rRhiFlo1 chromosome 16, rRhiFlo1.hap2, whole genome shotgun sequence genomic window:
- the LOC133371526 gene encoding coiled-coil domain-containing protein 160-like codes for MGKKHLENLSLKLQLALLKSELVELKAKCQKLVAGLEKAKQELSDWRAEAQCKAAQLEQVQRRGFERDAKVEALQRGLCEKSESLRSLKEELQEARGEVQRLELQKKELQQELKDLNQRREFENKLATEKVKLYYDVEIRKIQKEVEGVKRELIQRKP; via the coding sequence ATGGGCAAGAAGCATTTGGAAAACCTCTCTTTAAAGCTTCAGCTGGCCCTTCTAAAGTCAGAGCTGGTGGAACTTAAAGCCAAATGCCAGAAATTAGTGGCAGGCTTGGAAAAAGCTAAACAAGAGCTGAGTGACTGGAGAGCAGAGGCTCAGTGTAAAGCTGCCCAGCTCGAGCAGGTTCAGAGGCGAGGCTTCGAAAGAGATGCCAAGGTTGAAGCTCTTCAACGAGGCCTGTGTGAGAAATCGGAAAGTCTCAGAAGTttgaaggaggagctgcaggaagCACGAGGAGAGGTGCAGCGCTTGGAGCTTCAGAAAAAGGAGTTGCAACAAGAGTTAAAGGACCTCAACCAGAGGCGAGAGTTTGAAAACAAGCTGGCCACAGAAAAGGTGAAACTCTATTATGATGTGGAAATTAGAAAAATCCAGAAGGAGGTGGAAGGGGTGAAAAGGGAGCTAATACAGAGAAAGCCTTGA